Below is a genomic region from Rosa chinensis cultivar Old Blush chromosome 5, RchiOBHm-V2, whole genome shotgun sequence.
TGGTCGGGTCAAGTCATTGGCAGGGCCTAATAACACAATTGGAGACATGACCCATGATTAGAGATGTCAATGATTTCAGTCGTGTGCAAATTTCAAGTCGTGCTATTCAATTGTACGATTTTTGAATCGCACCGGAAAAATGTATATGTATTATATGCCGAAATACTAACAAAGATAAGAACTATCAAAATTACCCAATTTTGATTTTATCTTTTCAATTAAGAGTATGATTTTGTCAATTTTTCAATCCGGCTCATTTCGATTTTAATTGCGcacatattattattattatccttATAATCATAAGCGGGGTAAAACACCGTCAAAATTGATCCCAAAGCTTCAAGTCCGCACCAGAACCCAAAGAAACCCAAGAGAATCAAGAAACAGAGAGACCCAAAAACGAAATCCATTTTATATTTACGTTTCCTAGCAAGCTGAAAAGACAGCATCAAAGGCGTTGACAGAGCACACCCGAAAGCTGTTTCTCTGAGCACTCCGACAACCACAAATGGGTCCTCAGATAGCCCGCAATGCTCTAGCTCTGTGGCTTTACGTGGGCACCAAGTACCCGAAATGCGAGTTCCAAAGGAGCATGGTCAGAAAAAGATGAAGTGGGAAAAGTACTCAGAATGAAGTGGACCACCAAGAACAGCATGCTCAGAAAGAAGTGGGCCACCAAGAACATAATAGAAGCACTGTTGATGTGGATGGCAGAACCTTGCAGATCCATTTCATGAAAGGAAACCCTGTTTCAGGACCTGCCATTAATGACTATATTACCAGGTAAAACTGTTATAACACagatttctagggtttttgatgAACCCCTTTACCTTCAATGATGCCGTTTCTTGATTTTTACAGCAAATTTGGTGATTGCATTGAAACAATTGTGATTGAAGAAGATGATCCACCACGCACTGGCACAATAGTCTTGCAAACTCGTGAAGATGTCACAAGGGTTACGGTAGGAACAAAATTCAACACTATACAGGCCACCATTCAGAACAAGTTTGTCTGGATCAGAAGCAAGAAGGAAAATGGTGACATTTTTCACATGTAGGTAATAATCTCAAAGTCTTAAGTCATTGAGATGGTTCAGTTCTTAGTCACATTcaaaaaaagatcaaaactgTATCATCTATTCGATCTTAGATATTCATTCTACTTATAGTCAGTCATAAAGATCAACTTCGAGTGGCAAAGGCATAGAGTAATTTCTGAGGCAGCATGTATAAAGATCAAGCTCATATCTGTTCCCAATCAACTATCCATAAAGTAGTAGTTCATTGGCATTTGTATGTGCTCAGGCAATGTCTTTGTGGTAACATGTAAAGTTGAAACTCGTACCTCTTCCTAGTAATTGATTGGATTTTGTATATGCTCAGGCATTGTCTGTGATCAGTAAAAAAGAAGTAGAATTCATTGGTGTTTGTATGTGCTAATGCATTGTCTATTATGAGTGAAAGTAGAATTCATTGGTACTTGTATGTGCTCATGCATTGTCTATTATGAGTGAAAGTAGAATTCATTGGTACTTGTATGTGCTCATGCATTGTCTATTATGAGTGAAAGTAGAATTCATTGGTATTTGTATGTGCTCATGCATTGTCTGTTTTCCATACTACTAGATAGGCTACAGCAGTAGGTTTTGTTTCGAACATGATTAGCATTAAGCATAGTTTCTGAAACCAAGAGGAGGAGTAGTCAACTTTGGTCTACAATTGGCTAGGCCATTTGTTTTACCTTAAAGCAGTATGCTTTGATTCAATTGTGGACAGCAGACTTGAAAACCCAACTTTCAAAGTTGACATAGACCATAAAGGTTCTCTTCTTTCTCCCCATCTGTCTTTTCGCTGCTAGTGAAATGGACTACTTCACGGGTTTCCTTCAATGCCTTCCAAAATAATCCCAGTACTCCAACTCCTCAATCTCTGAAACCACTCTCACCCATAACAGTACCTGCTTCCAATCCTTTTGCCAAGATACATTGGAAACGCCAGACCAGATATTCTACACCTAAAATTGGCCTTGGACTACTGTAAAAGCCAAAGATGATTCACACGTCCAAGGAACTGCAATTTGGGCAAAACAGTGTGGATTAATAAAAAGAAGTTAGGGAGATAATTTTGATGGTCATTAGTACGTGTTGGATTGTCCAATTGTCACTATTGACATATATATTCTTCAACTCCTTGATAATAATGTAGCAGGTAAAAGCGCCCAGGTTCAAACTGTATAGTGGAATAGTAACGAAAGCAACGGTCATGGGTTTCATGCTGGAGTTTGCCAACTGTTGGTAAGGGTGGCCATATTGATTGTGGTAGTAATAGGCttttgatataaaaaaaaaagggtttgcaTTAACCAAAATGGTTTGTATTACAACGTACCGGCAACAAGACATGATGGTTTTCTTCAACTAGTACAAGGCTTTCAAGAAGGGAATCATAAACTAACCCACGTAATATATCAGTGTGTttgctactctctctctctcccaaatGTGATTTTTGCAAATTAATCTAAACAgtcttttcaaaaaagaaaaaaaaatctaatgaGGAGTTATCGGATACTTCGCAGTCTCCATAGGGGCTTCCTCTGTGTATTATTACGAATTTGTAATTTTGGGGGACCCAtacaattaagagaaaaattcagctactGTTCCTAAACTATGCtaccaaggccaatttgatattcgaactctcaaaagtatcaatgtgatatctAAATACCTAAATtagcatcaacgtgatactttcATCTAAAATTTCTGGCGGCgtcgtctgtttgctgacgtggcaagcacgtgggtcctaaaaaaaagtgaaatgaccaatttaccttcttttttttaattctttttttttccttttcttttcatttctttttcttccttcttcttcgttttcatttctttttcttccttcttcttcttctgggatcttcttcttcttcttcttcttcttcttcttcttcttcttagggtttcgtGGCGCCAAGTAGCTTGGGGCTTGGGGCTGAAGCTCCCAATCGAACCCGATACCGGTCGAAGAACCTGCTGGTGCCGAGATGATCAACGACCCGTCGGCGTAAATTGGGGCTGCCGAGTTGTTGAGCGAGACGAGGCGGTCAGCCGGAAGGTACCGTGAGAGAGAGGCCGTCGAGCAAGGTAGCGATCTTGGCGCCGAACGGGAGGGACTTGAGTGATCGAACAGGGAAAGCGATGGGAGGAGGTGGCCGGTGCCTTCTCTTGAATCCGTTTCTTTTCTTCGGCTTGGGTTTTGTTGGGCTGTTCGATTTTTCCTCAAATTGCAGGCGTAGCCTACTAATTTGGGTTCTTGGtacaacatctctctctctctctctgcaatttTGGGCATGTTAATTTGTGATTTGTTTAGTTAGTTTCTCTATTTAAAATCAGATGGTTGAAGATGTTAGAGTTTACAACATGGTTGAAGATGGttgaatttgatcataggaATGAAGGCAAAGCTTCGGGATTGAGTAGGGGTGAAGATGATGAACTAGAGAAGGGTGAAGATAATCAAGATTATGATTTTTAAACTCTTGATTTGGACTCAAGATTGATTCATGAATCATTTTGCAATTTCTTCCAAAATGTTCTCTCACTTAATTGCTACTCAgcccttttcatttcttttcgtTGTTGTTCCTATCATGTAACATCGTGGTTAATCTAGAGGAGTGCGAGGGAGATGGATTTGTAGCAAGAACTGGAGAGGATCTCGGTGGCGTTAGTGATGGTTTGGGCAGacgagaaggagaggagagagaagaagaagaagaagaagaagccttttttttttttttttaatttcttgggAGAGAGTCACCATCGTCGTCGGACTGGTCTTGGGCTAGAACattttcaagaagaagaagaaatgaaagaaaagaagaaaaaaaaaattaacaaaaaaaggtaaaaagtcaattttgcccttttttttgccCACGtgtttgccacgtcagcaaacagacggcgccgtcagaaattttagacagaagtatcacgttgatgccaatttaggtctttaggtatcacattgatacttttgagagttcaggtatcaaattggTCTTGGCAGCAAAGTTTGGGGACGTGGGCTGAAATTTTCTCTACAATTAAGTCTGTTATTTTGGTCtcttcccttcttttttttttcttttttttttttcaaaaattcttCTACCCACCCAGGTGGGGGGTCACTTGATGTGGTGTCAGGAGATCTGGTTGCCCCTAAGCGACTAAGAGATCTCAGCCATTTGATGATTTATTAGACCATTACCGTCAGTTTCAAACAGTATTGGACAAAAAAGTCTTCACTCAACTCAGTAAAAATGCAATTAAGCTTTTCTACTTCGCTGAGGCCATTAGCATCAGCCAGAGGTCACCAAGAAGCTCTTCAAGATTCTCAACTTACACGATTGTTTGAATGGACGTCGTCGGAGTCAATTCTGATTCATACGTCGGAGACCCACTGGGTTGTGGTACTACGGCCACCATACGACTCCGGATATGGAATTTTGCTAAATTGGAAGGGAAGACCCCGTTGGCTTTGCATTTAATTTGGATTattttaattttgcaatttaaTTTGGACGGCAAGTCTAAGCACTATAAGGATGCTTCCATTGCTCAATTGTTGATGAAAAATGTTCATTATATTGTTGAGAAGATCAAAGGGTCCCCTGAACTTATGGGAGATGACAGGGAAGTTCCGGAGGGCAACCACTAGTTATCAGAGAGCTACTTGGGTGAAAGTGTTGAATTCAGATTTTGAAATCCTAAGTTCTGgaggaggttgaagaagaatcaggaaaatcctcagaaaaaaaaaaagaaaaagaaaagaaaaaaaaatcacaatccAATTCAAACTTATTGAATCTCTTTAAATTTAAGCAATCAATCCAAAGGAGAACTCCTTGCTGACATGGGTAATTACATATATTGATTAGATATGGATGGCAGGGACTTGTTGCAAATCTTCTATTTCAATGGGCTCCGATGAAGTTTCGGACGACCCTCGACAATCGCCGACTCTCTGCTCTGGTTTGCAGCCGACGATGGGAATCTGTCTAAAAATTTGGTTTTAGACTGAATCTGTTAACGCGTGCATTGCACACTCTGTTAATAGAGCCTAGGCGACCATCCACCTAGGTGGGCTGAAGaatctcctctcttttttttggttaaaaggTCTCTCTTTTACAATGCggtcttttttgtttttattttaagataAATCTCATTTTAATAAAGCTGTAATTATAATAGAATATTATTCTTTACACTGATCGTAATTACAAAACTCACTAAAATAATACAATTTAGAGCTGTGTTTATGCGTGTAGGTGTgtcattttgaatttttgataatGGTGTATGTCCTCGACACACGAAATTTAGAGCACAAGAGAGCCACCTGAAATACGTAATCTACAAGAAAGTAATTCTATCCAATTGCTCTATTTGTTACTATAGCTTGAATATTTTGTCCCACTTATTCATTGGTAGGCTAGCGATGAGAAGTTGAGATCATCTGCTGGGTAGAAGTTTTATTCAGAGATAGAATTGTTGGATTACACTTTAATTtcttaattttgttattttgctTACTAATTTTAATTGAGAGTAAATTTAAAATTATATACTAAAATTTTGATTATAGGATGAACAAAACATTTGATTCGGTGATAATAACTTCACCCTTTCATATCTTTATTCAGGTCACAAGGTCATTGTACATTTTTAATAATTTCATGATACAAAGGATCTTGCATGCTGCAGtttgaacttttctttttcaagtgTTCTCTCCTGTTTTTCGAAGGGCTGTGCGTGATTATGTCAAACCCCAGTTTGAACCCTTTTTGAATAACCTCTTTACTAATTAAAAGTTTATGCATGCAATCTCCAACATCAAGATTGCAGGCCAATGCAAGAGAGAGATAATAATAGCATTCATACAGTTTACACTGCACACTCAAAAGCTAACTGAGGAATCTTGTTCTGGGACCATTGAAcatctccttttttttccttttttcctagTGCAGCAGCAGCTCTCTTATAGCCGAGTATGCACTTCCTCCCACCTGACAAGTCAATTTGGAATGAAAAAGAAGTAATTGAGTCACCAATTTAGGAGGTGTTTCAACAACGTTTACACTCTACTTCTCTAACTGGATATAGACGATTCTAAAATGACTGGAAAGACATTTGGGATGGCTGGaataaagaggaagaaaaaaaagaaccaaGAATAGAAAAGAATACAGTTGAAATTTATGACATACCTTTTCACTAAAGAACTCAAATGTTGTTCATCATTGAAGTGGACTTGGTTCTTGTTGTCGAAATCGTAAGCAAAATATGAAAACTGGAGGCACTTCTCCACGTACAAGTATTCCAATGAAGGGCACTCAGTTTCAATAGTAACACTTTCAGTGCAGAACCTTGTGAGCACCGGAAGATCTATCAAAGCTAATTTCTTCAACGCCGGAAGTTTAATCTTGCTGGTCAAGCTATTGCTTACTTCAATGACTCTGTCCAAGCTATGACACTGCTGTACGGAAAGGTCTTCCAACTGAGAAAGACATTCAGCTACACCTATTGTGAAGAGATTTttcaattccttgcatttgcaAATTGCCAAAACTTTAAGATTATGGAAGATTGCATGCGGAGCAGGACCATTACATATGCTTACTAGTTTGTCTAGAGTAGACAATCTCATTTCCCTCAATTTCCTCAAGAAAGTATTTTCTGGATCAAGCCCTTCATCAGATCCAAATACATATTTCATTCCTTCTAGATTTACACAAATGATTTCTTCCAGATTTTGTAGTCTCTGCAACAATGTCGATGGTAAAAGTGCATTCACCAAGCTACAACAAGTTTGCACTTTCAACAACTTTAGCTTGTGTAGAGACCCAGGTGGTAGCTCACCAACACATAACTCCTTGAGGGAATATAAGCGGTACAGATGCAACTGTTCTAAGTTCTCAAATACTGGTTTATTTGAAACCCGTGTCATTGTGTTGATTATCTCTGTCAAGTTCTTATGGTGCCCGTTCACAGAGAGATATTTCAGTGCAAGTAACCTGCCATGGTCATATTGCCCAACGATGTCATTCAAGTCTTCACAATCTGTGTACTCTAGCTTCTCCACTTTCTCTGTCACAACGCTGATAAACCAATCCGGTAAGCAATTGATTGTTGTGTCAAGAGTCAAGGTTCTTGAAAAACCATCATGTTGAGGGAGCGACACGCAAGGGGCATCTCTGCTGATGCATATATCAAATTCTACCCAATTCGGCTTGTACTCAACACTTTTAGGCAAGCATGCAGCATCAGATATGTAAACTCCCAAAATGTTTAAATCCAACAAGCCAGTCAACTCATCAAAGTCAGCATTGGTTTCTTCAACTGCATCCTCAATTTTACTTCCCCACTTCCCAAACTGAAATTTCATGTGCAGTTCTTCCAATCTATACAACCTCGATATCACTTTAGATGGGATTGTTTCAAGATCTCTACCAGTGACGTCCAACATCCTTAGACTGGTCAAATCTCCTATTTGTTTTGGAAATTTCTTAACAGGAAGTTCTCTCATACTAAGAATCTCAAGTTTCTTAAGTTTTCCTAGAACGGATATGTTACTTAAATTATGGCAAAAATCCAAATTCAAAACTTGAAGGTTGGTTAGGAAACTGAATGATGAAGGTAGTGATGAAATGCTAGTGAAGCTAAGATCAAAGACCCTTAGCGCATTAGGACTTTGAAGAAAGGTTTCTGGGATGTCACGTATACCAGTATTACTTTGTAACAATAAAATTTGGAGCTCTGAACATACCAAATATTCGGGAAGCTTATGAAGCTTGTTTTTCATGAGTGAGATTATTGAGTAGCCTTCATGAGCATCCATTGGCCAATCCCAGATTTTGCGGAGCCGGAAAGTAATTCCTAGGGGTGCAAAATTGTTAGCCACAAATGACATAGAAATTATTAAGCAAAATCCTATCGAAATATGAAAATTAATTGTAGCTAAATtatccaaatttaattaaacccaAACAAATATGCAAAGCAATCAATAATTCATGAATATTAATATGGAGAAAACTTGTATGACTAAAAGAATTACGGACTTCAGCTGTTCAACAAGTTCTATGTCAAAGTCTCATATAGTAATTTGGATCTTTAatcttttactttattttatccTTTTGGTACTTAAGCTTTTTACCCTCCGTCAATGTAGGAAATTTTACTTTTCTTAAATGTTAGAAATGGTAGAAAAGCAATTGGAGCTATGTTGGTGAGTATGCGCTAGTGTATGCAAATAGGATATCCTGTAGCTGATATGATGTACGAGATAAATTTTAAACGCTGGGAAGAGTCTATCTGCAGAATATATAGAAGTAATCCTAATTGATCAGTGAATGGGCTATGGTTCAGCAATGAAACCGACAATCGGACTGGAGAAGTTAGTCATGTATaagagataattaaaaaaactatGGGGGTGTAGTGGCATACCTTGCCAAAATCCTGCCTCTGGCCACTCCTCTAGTTCACAACCAGCTTTTACTAAGAACCCATCACCTTCTTCGGACCGCATAATGGACATGGCCAGATTTCGAATGTCATCAGTCATCCTTGTGCATCCCTTCTTTGTACCATCCAAAAGCAATCTAGAAGCTTTGAGGTACTTGACCACAGAATGTGCTCTATCTCTGGCTTCTTGCATTGTATCATATTGAAACAAACCTATTCCAATCCCATACCTGAGCAACACTTCAAATGGGATATCATAATTTTCTGGGAATAGGCAGCATAGCAAGAAGCATGACTTGGCATCATCAGTTGCCAATGAATGAAATACGTCTTCCTCAGCTTCGAAGTTGACAGGATGAGCTGTTTCATTCCATTCGTCCAAGCAGTCATCTCCAAATGCTGTTTCAACTGCTTCATTCCATTCGTCCATGTATTTATCTCCAAGTGACCTTGCAGCTGCTTTTATTGCTTTTGGGAGACCACCGCATTCTCCAGCTATCTTTCTCGCTTCATCATAGGAAACGGTAGATTCATGAAAAGACTTCCCCGACGTCTTCATGAATAACTTCCACGAATCTCCCTCCGATAGAACATTGAGAGGGATCTGGGCACGGCACCCCATAGAATGGCATATATTGCTTTTCCTTGTGGTGAGTATAACTTTAGAATTGCACCTTTGAAGCTCATTGTGATTGGGAATTCCAATGCTCGAGAGTTCAAAACTCTCCCAAATGTCGTCCAAGATTATAAGCATGCTGTTTCCTCTCATGATCCCCTCCTCCAAGCCCAGCGAATCTGCCAATGTGCCTTGAATTTCTTGCAAGTCGGGGGCTTTGGATACAACAACCATAATCACATGATCAAAAAGCCCACCTTTCTGGGCTTCTGCACTAACATGTTTGACCATCGTTGTCTTTCCAACGCCAGCCACTCCATGCACCCCAAGGACAGTGACTTGATCATCTTTTATTACCTTCATAACCTCATCCATGGCTTGCCTTGTCGCTTCAAATGTTTCAAAATTTCCGGTGGGTGCTTCAAGTACTTTCTCCCACAAATGTTTCACAATGTCTTCAATTAGTTCTATATCCGTCCTACAAGGAAGAAGGGGTCAAAATAATCTTCAGCCAAATAATAAATCGAAAGTACAAGTCTTGTAATATATGCATACGGATAGTTGGTTGAATGCCACCCAGAGATTCCAGACACTCCTTTTAAAGCAGCTCTCCACTGGTTCATCTTCTCAATGTCTTGTCTAGCTTCATGCTTAATGAAAGCTTCTCCAAAACCTGTCTCTTCCTTTTGAAATCGTACATCAGTGGGTTCCACCTCATAAAAAATTGGGAAAATTCTGTTCTTATCTTTCATGCACTGGAAAATCTTTACAAGTTCATCCAAACACCATGAAGAAGAAGCATAATTTTTTGACAACACAATGATCGCAAACCTTGATTCTTCGATTGCCGTTAGGAGATTTGAAGCAATAACCGTCCCTTTTTCTAGTTGCACGTCATCCTTGAAAGTTTTGATCACTCTGGTGTTTTGCAATTCACGGTATAAATAGGCTATAAAACCCCTACGAGTGTCTTCCCCCCTGTAACTCAAAAACACATCATACTTCGGCCGAGGATCTCGTTCAGCTGATGAAGGCGGAGACGCAGCTATCCCTTTTTCAAGATGTTCTTCATCGGTGAATGTCTTAGTCACCCTGGTGTTTTGTATTTCATGACTTGAATGGGTGACATAACCCCTATGATTGTCGTTTCCCCTGAAACCCAAAAACTCATCATTCTTCTGCCCAAGAGCTGGTTGAGGACTTGGATCAGTTGAGGAAAGAGATGCAGAGGGGAGGGCTACCCCTTTTTCAAGCTGGTCTTCATCCTTGAATGTTTTACTTAGTCCTGTGTTTGGCAATTCATGGTCTGCATGGGCTACAAAACCCCTGCGAGTGTGTTCCATCCTGAAACCCGAAAGCACATCATTCTTCCACACAGGAGCTGGGTCAGGCTGGGGAGCTGGTAAGAGATGTAGATGTTTTTAGGGTGGTGGTCAAGGCCATTATAAATTTGTAACACACCAAAATTTAGACAAATCTCAAGAACAGTTAAGAAACCAACAAAGATATTCACAGTGATGGAATGTAAACCAAAATAGTGATTTAAATGACGCTAGCAAGTGAAGAGTCATTGACGTTAGAAGGTCATGAGGTGAATTAAGGTTTCAAGGAGTCTTAAGTTTTATATAGTAGTGACTTGTGACATTTTATCTCCTATATAGGTAATGACAGTTTAGGATGCTGGAAGGTCTAGTAATAACGGTTCTAGAAATAATATGTCCTAGGTGAAGCCGATATAAGTTTATCGGTTGTAACTTGTAAGTATGTAACAGTTGAGTAAGAGTTTTGTAATAGAGGTTGATAAGGTGTTTTAAGAGTCCATATATAGCCTTATCTAGGAGCTCTGTATGTGTCCTCAAGCTGGAGACATCTCCAACAAATcaccaaaaagagagagagctagTAATTAACTTACAAGTTCGGTCCATGACATCTCCTGTTGCTTCAAAATCTTCTGTCGACTCTGTAGACTGAACTAGTCTACTGCACACAGCACTCGCAACGTCTTTGATAAGTTCTCCTTCATTCCTATTTAaggaagaaaaaggaagaagggTCGAATAAGGATAAACCCAAAAGTAACGTGTAACTCTCTTGTTAAGATAGTTTCATCATGCTTACTTGTACTTATCCGAACACCATCCAGGGAGATTGGCCACCATTGATAAAACACGTCTCCACCGCCTGACCTTCTCATGATTATCTCGAAATCTTTCTTCATGTACAGCGAAGGCATCTCCAAAACTCCCCCTTTGATGTCGCACCTCAGAGGGATCCACATGATAAAAGATTGGCAGAATTCTATTTTGGTTTTCCATGCATTCAAAAATCTTTGCTAGTTCCTCTAGGCACCATGATGAAGAAGCAAAGTCTTGCGAAAGAACAACAATGGCAAACCTCACCTCTTCTATGGCGTTTAGGAGATACGAAGATATATTCCGCCCTTTTGGAAGTGGTTCATCATTCTTTACTGTGTTCAGGTGTGCTGGTTTCTTTTGCAATTCAGCTAGTAAATCGGACAGAAAACCCTTACGTAGTGTGTCCTCACCCCTGAAATTTATAAACACATCATACTTCCAACGAGGAGCTGATTTTAGCTCAAGGAAGTGATGTGCAGGTCGCCTTTTAGGTTGATCAAGGCCATTGAAAACAACTAAAAAGGAAAACATGCAAGATCTATAGAAAGAACAATGAAGAAATTAACCAATAAAAAAGAAGACAGAGCAGAAACTAGAGTGAATCCAAAACCCCACAACTAAGTGAATAATGGAAGAGGAAGTATTAACATTAACCGATAAGTAACTTACAAGTTCCATGAGTTTCAATATCTTCCGTCGACTCAATTTCAATAGGTTTGCTGCAGACAAATTCCGCGATTTGTTGGACAAGCTGTCCTTCTGGCCTGTAATTAATGAATAAGAAGGGTCAAATGATTCTGATGCAATTAAACCCGAATTAACTAGAGTACCCAACTCTTGTTAAGAAAGTCTCATCGATCACTTACTCAGAACTGCCACATACCCAGCCAAAGATGCTGCTGATTTTGTTCAAGGCGTCCCTCCATTTCATCAGCCTCTCTTTTTGATCTTTAAACCGCTCTTCATGTGCAGCCAAGGCCGCTCCGCACACCCCCCTTTGAGAGCGCACTTCAGAGGGATCCACGTGATAGAAAACTGGCAGAATTGTTTCCTTATTTTCCATGCACTGCAAAATCTGTGTGAGTTCATCCAAACACCAACTGGAAGAAGCATAATTTTGCGAGAGAACAACGATTGCAAATCTTGATTCTTGAATGGCCTCTAGGATACTTTGAGAAATCCCCTCTCCTCTATCCAAACTAGTTCCGTCGATATCCATGAATGTCTTGATTTCTCTGTTTTGCAATTCATTGTACAAATGAGAAGTAAAACCCCGCCGAGTGTCTTCACTCCTGAAACTCAAAAACACCTCATACTTCCACCCAGGAGCCGATGATTCAACTGATGTAGGAAGTGATGCAGAGGCCGTTGGGGATTCCAAGGCCATTGGAAacaaccaaaagaaaacaaacacggTATCTGGGCAAGGATGCAACAAAAGAATaaagacaaagaagaaaagagagatcgatcacagaaaaaaaagagaaaaattgtaGGAATATGGAAGAGGGAGAATTAAGGGAGTAATAACTTGAAGGCTACAAGAGTGTATATGTGGCTATGTGCAGTCCAAACAGTGGTTTGGTGTTACTGGAGTGGAGGCTGCAAGAGTGTTCTGCTATTGATCCATAGTGCACATGCTGTCAAAGGAACTTTTGACTGtatttagtgtttttttttttcagactcTTCGTTCAGTGTTTATTGGTACATTGTTCCGCACCATCCTTCATTTGTTCCAATTGTTTAGCATGATGCATTAGATGCTAAAGTGGTGTTTGGTAGTAGGCAAGTTAATCTAGtagtggcaaacgggccactaagcacgagcacggcaagGGCCCGACACGCTCAATAGAGGCCAGACACGGCCCAAACCCGTTAGTGGACCGGCAcaacccgagcacgttagaataacgggtcgggctgggcctaagaatattggtcCATTGGTCTGACCCGGCCCGAGCCTGTAATGGGCCTAGTACGGCCCGAGCatgacatattgtgggccggcccgttacaaacacaaaatttcattttgtttttaaaaatattaaaaaaactgttcaagtaaaaccctaatttgtgtttggcccaaactctaggttacttgctctagtggtaatagggttaaattagaaggatttagatttctattcaatgtacgattattttccttgtatgattgagattctatgcattgtaatcctctatataaagaggcccctattatcaatgagaatacacaacaaattcctctcaaattcagtttctctacaacatgttatcagcacgaagccctaactctgaaacaaatagccaaaccctgattcaagaagctaaaaaccttgaatccgaatacaaaaccttgaaccattttctgcctccacctcacacattaaagaactcgatcccaggagtccagaaccggaagccccaccccaagaaccggccga
It encodes:
- the LOC112167604 gene encoding probable disease resistance protein RPP1 isoform X5, with translation MENQNRILPIFYHVDPSEVRHQRGSFGDAFAVHEERFRDNHEKVRRWRRVLSMVANLPGWCSDKYKNEGELIKDVASAVCSRLVQSTESTEDFEATGDVMDRTSPQPDPAPVWKNDVLSGFRMEHTRRGFVAHADHELPNTGLSKTFKDEDQLEKGVALPSASLSSTDPSPQPALGQKNDEFLGFRGNDNHRGYVTHSSHEIQNTRVTKTFTDEEHLEKGIAASPPSSAERDPRPKYDVFLSYRGEDTRRGFIAYLYRELQNTRVIKTFKDDVQLEKGTVIASNLLTAIEESRFAIIVLSKNYASSSWCLDELVKIFQCMKDKNRIFPIFYEVEPTDVRFQKEETGFGEAFIKHEARQDIEKMNQWRAALKGVSGISGWHSTNYPTDIELIEDIVKHLWEKVLEAPTGNFETFEATRQAMDEVMKVIKDDQVTVLGVHGVAGVGKTTMVKHVSAEAQKGGLFDHVIMVVVSKAPDLQEIQGTLADSLGLEEGIMRGNSMLIILDDIWESFELSSIGIPNHNELQRCNSKVILTTRKSNICHSMGCRAQIPLNVLSEGDSWKLFMKTSGKSFHESTVSYDEARKIAGECGGLPKAIKAAARSLGDKYMDEWNEAVETAFGDDCLDEWNETAHPVNFEAEEDVFHSLATDDAKSCFLLCCLFPENYDIPFEVLLRYGIGIGLFQYDTMQEARDRAHSVVKYLKASRLLLDGTKKGCTRMTDDIRNLAMSIMRSEEGDGFLVKAGCELEEWPEAGFWQGITFRLRKIWDWPMDAHEGYSIISLMKNKLHKLPEYLVCSELQILLLQSNTGIRDIPETFLQSPNALRVFDLSFTSISSLPSSFSFLTNLQVLNLDFCHNLSNISVLGKLKKLEILSMRELPVKKFPKQIGDLTSLRMLDVTGRDLETIPSKVISRLYRLEELHMKFQFGKWGSKIEDAVEETNADFDELTGLLDLNILGVYISDAACLPKSVEYKPNWVEFDICISRDAPCVSLPQHDGFSRTLTLDTTINCLPDWFISVVTEKVEKLEYTDCEDLNDIVGQYDHGRLLALKYLSVNGHHKNLTEIINTMTRVSNKPVFENLEQLHLYRLYSLKELCVGELPPGSLHKLKLLKVQTCCSLVNALLPSTLLQRLQNLEEIICVNLEGMKYVFGSDEGLDPENTFLRKLREMRLSTLDKLVSICNGPAPHAIFHNLKVLAICKCKELKNLFTIGVAECLSQLEDLSVQQCHSLDRVIEVSNSLTSKIKLPALKKLALIDLPVLTRFCTESVTIETECPSLEYLYVEKCLQFSYFAYDFDNKNQVHFNDEQHLSSLVKRWEEVHTRL